The nucleotide window gttgggctttcttccattcaatagctcatagggtgtcttctccatcatggggtgacaatagagtcggttgctataatagcaagctgtgttgattgctttggcccaaaatgaatgactcacattgtactcactcaacattgatcttgccatatcaatcaaggttctattctttctttcaactagaccatttgattgaggagtatacttggccaaaaattgatgtctaattccaaattcatcacacaactcatcaattctattgttcttgaattcactactattgtcacttctaactttcttgatggttgtttcaaactcattgtgaatgcccttgacaaatgatttgaatattgcaaacacattactcttgtcaccaagaaagaacactcaagtgtatctagtgaaatcatccataatcataaatctatatttatttccactaatgctagtgtatgtggttggttcaaataaatccatatgcatcaactcaaatgccttggatgtactcatcatgctcttcttaggatgtgtattaccaacttgttttccagcttgacatgcactacatagcttatccttttcaaatatgacatctttcaagcctctaactaagtcatgcttaatcaatttattcaattgtttcattccaacatgaccaagccttctatgccataaccaacccatgctagacttagtgatcaaacatgttgacaattgagcttctctagcattgaaatcaactaagtatagattctcatatctaaatcatttgaatatcaagtttgagccatctacacttatgatctctacatcatccatataaaatatgcatttgaaaccaagatcacataattgggctaccgacaataggttgaaattcaagctctctactagtagcacattggaaatgctcaaatcattggatattgcaatcttaccaagccatttgaccttgcctttgccattatcaccaaatgtgatactatcaatcccattgctcttgctttcattgattgaattgaatattcttgaatcaccggtcatgtgttgtgtgcacccactatcaagcacccaataccttccttcggctttataatttacctacaaaagaagattaattctttttaggtatccaaacttgcttgggtccttgtaggttagtcaccaaggactttggtacccaaatggccttcttctttgggcccacaatcgGTGTACcgataaacttagccttcacaccattggcacccttataaagcatgtaacaagaatcaaatttgattgaggatacattaggtagcttgttcttgttagtcttgcaattttgctctatatgcccaacttgcttgcatctattataAAACCGactattgcccttcacaaagctagctttgggagtgacaaaggccgtcttgcctttcttgagggtatagcctaatccctctttattgaaagaaaacctttggctacctaaacactttagcaagcgggcatctccaccataggcattgcctaaggcacgagtgagcccattcacctccttcttgagggtttcatttttcaccattagtgatgtatcattcataggtggagtggtaatggttgtgctataagaaatgttagtgggagcaacaataatggattCATGAAAAGATTtattaataagatcacatgttagtcccacatcacatgttactatcatTTGCTCCTTCATGGCTtcttccttcttgacttgctcaatgagagaggagtgagccttttcaagcttagagtgagctttgctaagcttctcatgggcatccactagcccctcatgagtggcattgagctcatcaaaggattgctcaagaaattttactttcttgcacaattctttgcactcctttctctttatctcattgtaagcatgcacttgctcacacatgtccaagagctccttcttggagtactcctcatcctcatcatcactcctacaagcatcactttcacatttatcattactctcatcatattttaccttgctaggctttgccatgaggcatgttgatgaagtgtcgaagatggagggcttgttgttgatggcgatgcttgctagtgctctcttgatagacttcttgccatcatagcccttcttcttcatgaacttgcccatcttgcgcacaaagagagccatagcttcatcatcaatatcacttagatcttcatcatcacttgattctttcttggacttgcccttgttcttgtatgatgatgaactagccttgaatgctatgcttttcttcttcttgtcctcttcttccttcttgtcatccttgtcatccctctccctttccacatggtatggctcttgtgtcatgacatcatctagtatttggttgggggtaatgtccttcaatcctcctcttatgatgagcaatcttaacatctcaaatcttagaggtaagcaCATTAAGAATCgatgagacatcatcatccttgatcttctctcccaatacctttaagtcattgacaatgacttgcaatcgatgaaacatctccggaatgctctcatcttcctttatcttgaagcttgtcaatttatccttgaggatatacaacttggcactcttcaccgctggtgtgccctcatatgtttcctctaatcttTTCCACACAtcatttgctctatcacaatccttgatttgctcaaacaccttggaatcaatggcattgtatatggtgttgagagccattgtattgcattgcttgttgatcttatcttgatttgTTAGattatcgggatcaatgatagcatagtcattcttggtcacttcccatacttgatcatttattgaaccaagatacattcttatttttctcttccaataaccatagcatgtgccatcaaagaacggtggtttgccccccacatggttgaacacaacttgagccataatttgacactgaggttgttaagtctttaatcaaacggtgaccatggctccgataccacttgaaaggtcctgatatggctagaggggggtaaatagcctatttaaaattctacaaatcaactagagcaatttgattagtatgataaatagcataatgcaaacttgctctagctctacaagggttgcaagccacctatccaacaatcctagttgcaatgattgcttaggcacacaacttccaaagtaattactcactaagagctctcaatcttgctactctaaagagctcaactagatgaatataaataataaagcaagctctcaattctaattacactaaagagcttgtatcaactagtttgcaagaatatgaATAAATGAGTaagatgattataccgacgtgtaggggatgaaccaatcacaagaagaatatatagccaatcaccgggagaatgccaaagacaagagataaTTGATTTTctttcgaggttcacgtgcttaccaacatgctacgtccccattgtgtcgaccaacacttggtgattcagtggctaagaggtgtttcacaaacctcatccatacgataggacaccgcaagaaccaacctacaagtgaggtaactcaatgacacgagcaatttactagagttaccttttggcactccaccggggaaggtacaactcccctcacaatcaccgaaggcagccacgaacaatcaccaactcatgctgatCCTTCACCGCtcctccaaccgtctaggtggtggcaaccaccaagagaaataagcgaaatccgtagcgcaacacgaataccaagtgcctctagatgcaatcactcaagcaatgcacttggattctctcccaatctcacaaagatgataaatcaatgatggagatgagtggaagaactttggctaagctcacaaggttgctatgtcaatgaaaatgtgcaagagagctcccttgagctggctatggggctataaatagagcccctatcaaatagagccgttataccccttcactgggcaaaacgcgctctgaccggacgctccggtcatactgaccggacgctggtcctcagcgtccggtcgcccgatggacgccacgcatcactagcttcaaacgctgtttgtcagatttcaacggctacgaagctgaccagacgctccggtaaaactgaccggacgctgaagccccagcgtccggtcgtttccagtaagctccccgaggcatatttttcgaccggacgtgtccggtgcaatacccttggtactgtgcagacccatcagtttgaccggacatagcctttcagcgtccggtcactgcgtgacccagcatccggtcagtagaccgacgccagcatcatttcgaccaactccattttaaTTCTAACTTCTTcaaccttgctcaaatgtgccaaccaccaagaaattgcatccgacgcaatagaaaataggcattccattttcctgaaaACGCCGAATGAGTTAgagcacaagtgttagcatattttcacaaacattttcaagggtgttagcactctactagatcctaaatgcatatgcaatgagttagagcatctagtggcactttgataaccacattccgatatgagtttcactcctcttaatagtatggctatctatcctaaatgtgatcacactcactaagtgtcttaatcactaaaacaaaatggctcctatattttatacctttgccttgagccttttgtttttctctttcttcttttccaagtttaagcatttgaccatcatcatgccatctccattgtcatgatcttcgccattgcttcatcacttggggtagtgctacctatctcataatcatcttgataaactaggttagcacttagggtttcatcaattaaccaaaaccaaattagagctttcactacctctccctcacagaatcagctctgaccactctggttcagcgccaacCACCTTCTGGTTTCGATCTATCGGAAGCCAAACGGGAAACTCTAGGGGATACGGCCACCATCCATTAGGGTGCCCTAAGGGATAAATTCGCCCACTAGATTGAAGACATCTACCATCTCGCCGACCCAATCGTCGACCAGCTCTCGTCGACTGTCAATATGCTGCAAATCGGCCAACATCCCAAAGAATCCCTCCACATCATCGTAGAGAaaaatccagactctgagtcccagAGCTCTATGGAGATTGTCACCGAAACCGCTGTCGTCCAACCTCCTTTTCCACCCTTCCGAGGAGGCGGGATTTTTAATGTCAGTATCGACAGCCCTCCACGAGATGAAGAAACCGATGAGGACCACATAGCTCACGTCAATAGAAACGCCAACCATGTGCCTCCAACAGACGCAAACACTCGACAACAAGATCGGAGTCTAGCAATTTAAGAAAGCTAAGTCAAGTCGCTTCCTAATTAAATATTATTATTATACTTCCAGATATATCCATATGTCTATATGATTTGGTTGGAAGAAACCTAAtcacatcttgttgttgctcGTAATTTCTGATCGAATACGCAAGATCGTTTCCGTGGATCACGACAACCAGCAATCAGGAAAGGCGGCCAGCGATAACGCGATGTAGAGCAGTGTTTTCCACCAAAGATGCTGGCAACCTCACGTATCTTAGGCATATAAGGAAGATCTTGGATTGCGCCCTCGCCTCAGTCGGACACGCTCAAGGACTTCGCCTCCCCACGTGCATTGACTCCATCAGGCTCTGATTACGTTTGTTCGCCTACGACTCCGCATACCCGTCCGAGCCGTCAAGCGAGCTGCCCGTGTCGTCGATCAGTAACATAAGGACGACATCACCTGGACTACTTCGATCGCCTGCCGTGTCGCAATGATGACAACCATGACCGCCGCCATGATGACAGTTCGGAAAAGCTCGAGGGCTAGGCAATTTCATACACAtggaccagataacgccatatgtTGCCGATCagatgttctgtctaaagctaagtcatgcttaacattttttctaaatattcccCAACCTTCATATGTCCCCATGATGTTTCTTCGAGTTGTTTTGTCCATGTCTGTTatccaaacgattttctttcatgtataccatcttaaagatgacatacatctAAGCCTAAGGCAAATCCCCGAATAGCCATAGAGATGACCCTATCTCtagcttctccctacacgtgcatgagcgcctACCCTCTGCGTTAggggtggtcgacagcggctccttagcgacgtcCTGCTCTTTCTACATgcacatgggctccgcgctccacgttatggttaacaggctagttaAGGCTGGAGACTCAACTACACACTAATTGgttgggcggtttatattaaatataaacatatCTTcataataacactaagtgttcacatcaACTGATCGCTGAGCTGCATACACTATTTcctgatttttttatattttggccctttttttgaaagtttctcacaaatatactcctggcggaaagaattcagaaaattgactcttagctcggcgtcattggtgctggcgccgagctcctgggcacggtagatgacatggcagtgatctcggcgccagtcactctggcgccgagctcactgccattTAACCCCGGGCAACCTTCCTGCCCAagtgttcttcctcttctttctccttcctctcggtttttttctctccccacttcaccctacctcatgaatcgacatattggactttgaaaactttgatttgatccgtagatctttgagagcaaggtatcctcgctcccctacTAATTTTTTTCATATCGATTCGGtatgtattagtcggatttttaacgtaataatcatcatcacttagggtttcattgtatccatcaatatatgtattatacaaccgtaggataaTGCCAAGacgtgaaaaagctagcaaacttaagcgcatgtagttatgttatgggttcattgttgtgcatcaaatggaaaaccccaggtttatggtttaatgttaactgctttgggttcttagaacaaaattggttgtattgtagttatggttctcattgacatttatttgtgatgttttgatttatgtttgttaaattacatccattttgttagatgcaagaaatgtttcgggaagagttttggtgaaaacagggtcgtcctcgagaattataccccgacacgTCTAGCAAAGATACCCCTGTCCCTCCCGACCTCCTTGTCGGGTTGATAGAGcaactagtttttttttcttatttcaaTTGGACGGCGCGACCGGAAGCTGGAGCCTGGGCCTTGGGGGGGGATTTGTAGGGTCCAAATCAGCTTCGGCACCGATAGCCTGACATCGGCCCAAGATGTGGGGAGGAAGGGAGGCCAAGGTTGGACATCGAGCAGAGCTCGGCCCAACTCTATGAAAAAGTCAGCCCAGTTTATTTCTCCCCCTTCCTAATAAGAAAAAAGTTCATATTACCTCCATAAATTTTTGCAAAAGTCTATTTTTCTTTCCTGAACTCCAAAACCGGGTAAACCACCTCtctaaacttttaaaaccgttcgttttacctccctgaccggttataagcggttttcaaaggcgattttgtctttttcttttctatttatttcggctgaatctttgaaaaattattgtaaatcacagaaaaatcataaaatggataatccaattttgttgaactccacatgagtagatctacatagtgaacatataatatggtatgctttagtacaaattttttccgTAGCTTTAGATCAATGTTTTTCtgttaattcatagctgcagtttctatggttcaattgtggtgaaatttttatggtgtgttaattattgtattcttgaagtgtagtaaaaatttcatactcattggatcatgtataacttcgttatagatttataaatattttaaatCTATAACTAGCAACGATTAATCGACGTGGTCAGATTGGAAAAGCGTGGTCTAACTCACGAGGCGCTTTATCGGGACTGCACGGTTAGGCGATGGTCACATGCGGGTGTAGTGGTTTGGTAAACGTAAGATCTGGCTTAGGCCTCAGCAGATGGCCCAGCGTTTGTTATTCCTGAGACCACACGGCCACACGACGCACTGAACCTAGCTTGCCCTCCTGGAAACGGGATTGCCAATTTTCAGAGACCGTAAGCAGCAAGTATTATTGCCGATGAACCATGATCAGTTGGTGATGGTAATTACAGAGAAAGAAAGAGGAGACATAATGGAGCAACAAGAGAGAGCAGCAGGGAAGACCCAGGGCACAAAtcctctctcttttttcttctctctctttcactcactcactcactacTACGTATTTTCACCTACAAAACTAACCAAATATCATCCACCAGTTGAGGGAGGTAACGTGGACTTTTTCCTCCTAATAATCTCCTATAACCTGTGTGGTGATTGGGGTGATAACGAAAACGATAATTCTCAATTTACAGAGattgttttcatgatttttccgGTTTTTAAGCTTAAGCAAAAACAAATTGCGGAAAAACAATGATAAGATGACATGGACCGAAAGCAAAAAACGATTTTATATTCTTGATTGAGAAATACTGTATTTTGCCGTCTTCGACAGGTCAACTGCATGTATAAAATATTGTAAAATCCTTCAATTTTCTGGTCAACTATCTCGTCTTTATACCTGCATGTATGACCACTTCTTTCTTCTATCTATAATATAAAGATATTGTAAAATCCTTCAATTTTTTGAGATTTTCCAAATATTTTTCAATGCAACTCTACACATGTAACTTGCTTGTTTTTGTAACTAAAATATTTAAACGATATTTATGTTTCTAGTTTTAATGGTTTGACTACAGAAGTTTGTTCCAACTCCTAAACCATTTTTTTTATGACTGCAGATAGTAGAGAGAGATAGATACTATGTGCAAACTTTGCTGTTCTTAGTCTCTGCTTGCACTTCATGCAAACAAATTCATGTTTGTAGTTCTTGTTTTTCAAATTACGGCAATATTatctttgaaaaaaaaaatatactGCAATAGTCCTTTCTTATACACTTCGGCTTCTTCATCAGGCACCTTCAATTTTCTTGTTCCCAAACAAGGCCATAATGCTTCTTTCTGAGACTCTCAATGCTGGATATTTACATTTCATTGTACAGCATTTTGACGCTCCAAAAAAATGGCAAACAAACAGCCTATAAATCCAATACCGCACCTAAAATGAATAGTAATAAAACTATAAAACTATGAGAATTCCAATTCGAATTCCAAAACCTGAACCTATTCCTGCAATATACACAAGCCTTTCCTGCTATTTACTTTATCCTGATGGCTCCCGCTGCTGGAGTCCCCTTGCCGGGCATCCATGGGAGCGGCCAGCCAGACCCTTTCCCCACTGATCTCTTCAGCGCACCAACGTCTTCCTCGTCCGAGTCATCGACGTCGTAGCCATCGTCGATGCAAACGCCTTTCCCTTTCGTGTCGTGCTGTCTCACGTCAGGCGTCGTCCGCTCGCTGAAGCTCTCGTACAGGTCAGGGGAGTGGCGCAGCAGCTCGCTAGCTGACCCATACCCCATCAGCCGGTGCAGCCGCCCCACGGCTTTCGTCCCGTCGAGGGTGTCGAACGACGTGTTCCTCGAGACGGGCAGCCGCTGCTCGTCCTCCGTCGAGTAGCTGCTGAGACCGAAGGCATCGATGAACGGCGCGAACGGGTCGGATCGTTCGTCGCCTTTGCCGCCATGCAGCTCGGAGCCATCTGTGCTGCACCGATCGACGGAGTCCTGGTAGGCCTTCTTCCTGGCCGGGTCCCTGTAGGAGTAGGAGAGGACGGTGGAGCAGGAGCCGCAACGCAGCTTGCGCACTGTCTTGGTCGAGACGGCGAAGTCGGCGGGCACCTGAACCAGCTTGAAGCAGCTGGAGCAGACGATGAACGGCGCGCCCTTCAGCACCGGTCGGCAGTGGTTGCGGGGCGGCAGGCGCCGCTTGGGCTCCTTGCCTGCCGGCGGCTTCCGCGGCGCGGACGGCTCCTGCGCTCTGGGCCTGCAGCAGTATCCTCGGCAGCTGCTACACTCCGGTTTGCCGTGGTGGCGGCAGCAGCCGTGCTGGCACGGCCTCGGCTCCACGTTACAGCAGCACGGGTGTGCTCTGCACTGGCGGTAGCGCCGTGACGGCAAGCCACGGGGAGGAGCAGCGGCTTGACGGGGTTTCAACGCACGAGCTGCGCTGCCATGGTGACCACGGTGACCGTCGGTAGTAGCAGCGGCGTGACGAGCTCTGGCAGGGAAGCCCGAGGCCGCCGCCGCGCGAGACACGTAGCCTTCTTGCTTTGGAAGACGAGCAGGGCGCGCGCGTGGCTGGTTGAGCTCTGGGGACTTGCTGAAAAGTTCAGAGAGGTCGCCTTTCAGCTCATCCACCGTCTTCAGAATCTTCTTCCGCAAGGGCCCCAGATGTTCTACTTGAATCTCATGGCGAGATGGGCTTGGCGCCTTTTCCCGGCCAGCGTCATCATCAACATTTTCTTCCCGTGCAGGCTGAGCAGCTGCGGGTTGAGTTGATGATTTCGGTGCAAGTTCTTGGCGACGGTCATGGTGGTACTGCGGCTGCACTGCAGCTTCACCTGAATGTTTCTTTCTGGCAGCATCGGTCGATTCGGCCTGGCGTTTCATCCCCTTGTCTGTGTCATCCTGCAATTCAGGAGAAGCATCTTTGTTTCCTCCGGAGAAGCGGGCAATACCGACGCCGGGCTCTGCACCTCCGGCATCTCTTGGTCCGCAGCCTTCAGAGTCGTCACGGACTTCCTGACTGGCCGCGCTCTGTTCGCGCTCCCTCTTCTCGATCAGTGCCAGTTGCTCAGAAACACGATTCCTCGCCGGCACAGGACCACCGGACTCACCCCGGCTCGTCGTGTCCGCGCCTGGACGCCCGCTACCCGCGATGGCATTGGCGTCAGGGGTGCTGCTGGTGCTGGCAACGTCGCCGGAGCCACGGCTCCTCGCGGCGGACACGAGACCACCGGACTCGCGCCGGCTCGTCGCGTCGGTGCCTTGGCGCCTGCTGCTCGCGGTGGCGTCAGGAGTACTGCTGGTGCTCGCGACGTCACCGGACCCACGCGTCCCGGCCGACACGAGAGCGAGATCACCGGAACCGTGCCGGCTGCCTGTCgcgtcggtggctcggtgccagCTGGTCCCGACTTCCGGAAGGGTCGGGGTGCCGGACCTGCTGGTGCTCGCGACATGAGGAGTCGTCGGGGTGCCGGACCTGCTGGTGCTCCCGACATGAGGAGGGGTCGGGGTGCTGGACCTGCTGGTGCTCGCGACGTCGCTGGCGTCCAGGTGCCTGCTCTGAGGAGGCAGCCCGCTCCGCGACGGCGACGCCCCGGCCGCGTCTCCCGCGCCGGTGCCGGTGCGGTTCTTTGCTGCACGATCGAGCATGTACGGGAGAATATCCGTCATAAACCAAACCAAAACAAAACCTCTGAGAGCGGAGCAAGCATCCAAATGCGAGCTCCAGGAATCGGAATGGGATTGGGACGTTAGGTTACCTCGAAGGGTGGTGCCGCATCCACCGCATTGGTACACCGGAGCGCCAGGCTCCTCAAGAACGCAGTGGCACCTCGGACACCTCACGCGGCGAACCGCTCTGGCATCTGAATTTTCCATGGGCCGGTAGGCCCCAAGGACATCCGGAGGACGGGACGGAGAACGCTGCCTGTGGCGTCAAAAGTAAACAACAGGGAAACACCATCAGCGTTCTGTTCATCAGTTCATGTATCTGTCTAAAAAAATTGCGCCTTGTAACTGAAGAGATTAGCGGACATTGCTTGCTAGCAGACAAATTCTGTGCTTGTGTGCAACGACGTCTGGTAGGCAAAGTCCGACTTAAGTGCGAATAATGACACAGAAAGAATGGTAAGCATGCACTAATAAAAGCGACCGCTACGTTTGAACTGTTCTTTTTTGGGTTTTCGTAACATTCAGGAGGAAACGTTTGAACTGTTCTTTTTGGTAAATATACTAACTGTTCTTTTTCGTATCATTCAGGAGGAAACGCTCATTTGCTgccacttttttttttaaaaaaaaatgaggGAAGCAATAAAACAGCTGTTAGCCCACTGGCCATTTCAGTTAGCTTGTGCTACAGGATTCCAATTTCCAG belongs to Miscanthus floridulus cultivar M001 chromosome 4, ASM1932011v1, whole genome shotgun sequence and includes:
- the LOC136552929 gene encoding protein ENHANCED DISEASE RESISTANCE 4-like, with amino-acid sequence MENSDARAVRRVRCPRCHCVLEEPGAPVYQCGGCGTTLRAKNRTGTGAGDAAGASPSRSGLPPQSRHLDASDVASTSRSSTPTPPHVGSTSRSGTPTTPHVASTSRSGTPTLPEVGTSWHRATDATGSRHGSGDLALVSAGTRGSGDVASTSSTPDATASSRRQGTDATSRRESGGLVSAARSRGSGDVASTSSTPDANAIAGSGRPGADTTSRGESGGPVPARNRVSEQLALIEKREREQSAASQEVRDDSEGCGPRDAGGAEPGVGIARFSGGNKDASPELQDDTDKGMKRQAESTDAARKKHSGEAAVQPQYHHDRRQELAPKSSTQPAAAQPAREENVDDDAGREKAPSPSRHEIQVEHLGPLRKKILKTVDELKGDLSELFSKSPELNQPRARPARLPKQEGYVSRAAAASGFPARARHAAATTDGHRGHHGSAARALKPRQAAAPPRGLPSRRYRQCRAHPCCCNVEPRPCQHGCCRHHGKPECSSCRGYCCRPRAQEPSAPRKPPAGKEPKRRLPPRNHCRPVLKGAPFIVCSSCFKLVQVPADFAVSTKTVRKLRCGSCSTVLSYSYRDPARKKAYQDSVDRCSTDGSELHGGKGDERSDPFAPFIDAFGLSSYSTEDEQRLPVSRNTSFDTLDGTKAVGRLHRLMGYGSASELLRHSPDLYESFSERTTPDVRQHDTKGKGVCIDDGYDVDDSDEEDVGALKRSVGKGSGWPLPWMPGKGTPAAGAIRIK